The following proteins are encoded in a genomic region of Nicotiana sylvestris chromosome 4, ASM39365v2, whole genome shotgun sequence:
- the LOC138889483 gene encoding uncharacterized protein — translation MSLYTTLAQAGLFPLAAATSQAGRGAQTLATHTPEQRVHVEQVLKIIPVPPAVPVQPVDGEAASEDEQQRLERFKKYDPTVFSGLASDDALEFLEECHRILRTMGISESSGVSFTTFQLRGAAYDWWHTYELDSPDEAASLTWTQFIDMFLREFFPQSLRDTWRSEFEHLCQGAMTVSKYAIRYTRLARHAPALVATVPERVHRFIEGLIPPIRSSMDRELEMDIPYQQVVSIARRIEGMLTSEREEREAKRSRESGHYSSARTPAAGRHGRGYMGRPIHSALPAASSAPAPPRPQEPYYAPTVSSARPARGAIRDQSSRPGPSQSQPPRPPRACFECGDTRYIVRDCPRLGRGTSLQTAQPQRAPQSS, via the coding sequence ATGAGTTTGTACACCAcgttggctcaggcagggttgtttccccttgctgcagccacatcccaggccgggagaggagcacagactctaGCCAcccacactcctgagcagcgagtgcatgttgagcaggtcctaaAGATCATTCCTGttccgcctgcagtgccagttcagcccgtgGATGGGGAAGCTGCTTCTGAGGACGAGCAACAGAGGTtggagaggttcaagaagtatgatcctacGGTATTCAGTGGGCTAGCATCAGACGATGCCTTGGAGTTTCTAGAGGAGTGCCACCGTATTCTACGCACTATGGGCATATCTGAATCTAGCGGGGTTTCCtttactaccttccagcttcgggGAGCCGCCTATGATTGGTGGCACAcatatgagttagacagtccagacgaggctgcttcactgacctGGACCCAGTTCatagatatgttcctgagagagttttttcctcagagcctcagggacacatggcgctcagagtttgagcatttgtgccagggtgctatgacagTTTCAAAGTATGCCATCCGTTACACcagattggctaggcatgcaccggcTTTGGTTGCTACTGTCCccgagagggttcaccggttcATTGAGGGTCTTATCCCacccatcagatctagcatggatcgagagttggagatggacattcCTTATCAGCAAgtagtgagcattgctaggaggatcgaGGGTATGCTCACTAGTGagcgagaggagagagaggccaagaggtctcgagagtcgggccactACTCTAGTGCCCGTACCCCAGCAGCAGGTCgacatggtaggggttatatgggtCGCCCTAtccattcagctcttccagcagccagcagtgctccagctcctcctagacctcaggagccttactATGCACCTACGGTTTCTAGCGCGCGTCCTGCGCGGGGTGCTATCAGAGaccagtccagcagacctggaccTAGCcaatcacagccaccacgtcctcctagagcttgtttcgagtgtggtgatACACGCTATATAGTTAGGGACTGCCCCAGACTTGGTAGGGGTACATCTTTACAGACTgctcagccacagcgtgctccTCAGAGTTCTTAG